From the genome of Podospora bellae-mahoneyi strain CBS 112042 chromosome 2, whole genome shotgun sequence:
GGCCACCTTTCCAGCTGTTCAGCGGCCgaaacatcaacctccaaaccATAACAACATTAATGCTTGCCACACCTCAACACGGCATCCGCTGCCGTCCCCGATAGCTAATCTAGTAATCGCGCCTACAAACACCACGTAATGGCAGAAGACACCCCATCAGAAGCTCCCGGCGCGGTGGCAGCCGCCGCGCCGgcgaccacgacgacgatAACGTCAACCAATGAATCAGTCAACAAGTTCCAAAACGCCATCTCGCAATGGAGAAGTAGGCTCATTTCTAGATTCCGAGTTTGAATCAGCACGTGTCTGACTTGCTGCTCCATCAGGTCTCGATTTCACGAGCCTTGTCTCGACCCTCGACAACACAGCCTCCGAAATCGTTGCCTACCAGCGGGACTCGACAGTGCAGAGAAAAGACCTTGCGTCAAAGACCAAAGAATTCCGAAAGCTGGATGATGCGAGCAAGCTTTCTGAAGTAAAGGGTTTGCTAAAGGGTAAGTTGGgattttggtgttttggtcCTGGTTCAAGGGAGGAAGTTGGGGGCTAACAGGGACTCTGCTCAGCCTACCAGACGTTCATTGATCTTCTAACCAACCATTCGAAATCTGTCAACTCGGCCTTTTTGCACGCCTATACCTCCCTATCCGAAGCTCCCGATCCGTATCCATTGCTCGAGGCCTCGGTCGATTCTATGCTGGTGTCTGAAGACACCTTACCAAAGCTTAGTCAGGAGAACGAACACCTTCAGAAAACAGTGTCAAGCTTGAATACCCAGCTCGAAGAGACCGAAACGAGATTGCAAACAGAGCGCGACttgaggaaggggttggaagAGAACTTGGAGACCAAGGTCAAAGAGGTTGAGGCATCCTGGACTgcggtgctggaggagaagcaggacAACTGGgctgccaaggagaaggcgttAGAGGACAAGGTCGAGAACCAGGATCGTCTTTTGAACGAGATCAAGGCCAGCTATGAAGTCAACCAGCGGTTGGGCAAGGgcgatggagaggagggtcaAGGGGGCCATGTCACGAGCGcagagctggagatggtgcACTCGGATTTGGAGCGCACCAGCGCACGGCTTGCCGAGGTTGAGGCTCGCAACGAGCAGATGAGGCTGGAGCTGGCTCAAGCCAAGTCACAGGTTCCTACACAAGCTGCAATTTCATTGGAAGACGACCCCGGGTATATGAGGATGAGATCAGAGAATTCATCACTTATTCGAAAGCTGGAGGCGGCGCGCGTGGATAAGGAAGGGCTCAAGCGAGGTCTCGATACTAAACTGCGCGCTTTGGAGCGTGAAGTTGGCTTACTCAAAGAAGAGCGGGACAGTTTGAAGGTCAAGGTGCAAAAATGGAGTGATTATGACGAAGTAAAGCAAGAGCTGGAAGTGCTGAAGAGCATCGAGTTTGCCActggcgatgatgacgaagTACGAGACATGTCCACAGACCAGAGCGGCGGACAAGGCAAAGACACCCTTGAGCAGCTCCTTCTTGCGCGCAACAAGAAGCTGGGCGACGAACTCACCATTCTCCGAGTGTCACACCAAGACCTTCAATCCAggctccaaaacctccaagAAGAGCTCTCCCGGACCAatgctgagctggagaagtCCCAGAACCTCAACGAAAAGCTCGAAAACGAGCTCTCGACCATCCAAGCCGAGGCACCCAACGCGTTTCCTTCAGGCGCCTCCGTAGCAGGGACCTACGTCAGCCGTTACGCACCTTCAATGGCGCCAGGCCGAAGACCAGGCGGAGGCAATGGGcgcacctcccccacctcctccatcatcagcgGGTTCAACCCCGGCGGAGGCGGCTTTGAAGACAGACCCACgggcggcagcagcggtggtggcatcCTACCCATGATCACGGCCCAGCGTGACCGCTTCAAGAAGCGCAACGCTCAGCTCGAGCAAGAACTAAACGAAACCCACAAGACGGTCTCGCAGCTCCGTCAGGAAATCGCCGCTCTGCAACGCGACAATTTGAATCTCTATGAGAAAACCCGCTACGTATCTACTTACAACCGTGCCGGGCCAGCGGTGGGGGCTTTgacgtcgtcgtcatcggccTATTCCAACCCGAACCCAAGTTCGGTGTCTatcggtggaggaggagggggcgcaCAAAGCCCGGGGATAGCGCTGGACCGGTACCGCAAGGCGTACGAGTCTAATATCTCTCCGTTTGCGGCGTttagggggagggagtcggCGAGGGCGTATAGGGGGTTGAGTTTCCCCGAGAGGGTGGTGTATTCGGTCACGAGGATGGTGCTGGCCACGAGGGCGAGCAGGAATTTGTTTGCGGTTTATTGTGTTGTTTTGCATATGATGGTGTTTTATAGCTTGTTTTGGATGGGGACGGGGGATGTGGATAGGCGGGTtgttgcggcggcggcggtggaggttgcgAGGAATTTGGGGGGTGCGGCGGaggatgttggggatggaggaggaggggggagtggaggggggacggggagtTTGTCGGAACAGGGGTTTCAGacctgatgatggtgaggtggtgatggtgggaaggtTTGGTGATCAGTTTACAagagttggtggtgtggatgCGAGTCTGCTGGCCGTGAGAATGAACGACAGGCTGCGAGTATGTGTGGTAGTATACACGCGTCACGAATCTTTGGATTTGATCTTTAGAAACCTTGATAACAGCGAGAATTGGCATGCAAATCACGGTTTGGCAAGTCCGGAGCCCAAGGACTTGGCTGCGGACTATTGGGCCGAGGGCGGTTgcgggagggagaggtgtgGTCGGTAGACTCCGGCGGGCGGCTGGATGATGCTCGGAACCGGGGATTGGCTGTGTTGGAAGGCTTTCTTGGTTGCACTGCGGTTTATGTGTGTGGGCCTGGAAAAGATGATGGGTGGCCTCATGTGGCGTCGTACTGTTATACCATATCATTTTCCTTAACAAGTTGTgaaagggaaggaggttTGATAATGGGACGGTGGGCGAAAGGTAGAAGAGATATGTTACCATGTTGTAATGAGTTTCTTGAGTATGGGTAACAATTTAAACCAGATTTGAAGGCTGGTGTTACAGTTTTGTGTGTTTGGGCTGTGTCCTGGTCCCTGGTGCTCATGGGACTGTTGCATCTTCGGAACCAAGCTGAGCTCAGGCAGCAAATGACCCTCGAATTCCCAGGTTCAGATCCCGTCTTTCCCAGGACAAGAAAATTTGTCTTTCTCCTCGGACTATTCAACCTTCCAAGAATCAAGGCATCTGCGGATGTGTCCAATATGTATGTGCCTGTGTGTGCGGTCCTGTGGACGACTTGCCCAAAGTCATAGTGGGACTCAGCCAATCAAATCCCAGCATTCCACTTACACAATTCGCCCGTCTGTTGTACAAGCGGCAGACAGTAGCTCGCTTGGATTTTAAACGCTGGCCAACTCTGCGGCCTGGACTTCCATCCCGAGTGAGGTTGCGTTTTCCCGGCTTTCATGTCCCGTGGGCGCGTGGAACGGGCGGACTCAAGGTCGAGGAAGGTGGCCCATTACCTTGAGTTCGGTAGAGATGTCAGTGTGGAAGGTGTAAACGGTTGGCCATCGGGTTGCAGGAGAGCCAAGCATCTCTCCCGCGGCTAGGGACTTGCGGGGAGGTCATCACTAATTGAATGCTCTTGGAATCATTCCCCATCGGAAGATTCCGCTGGTTGGATTTTGTGGTCCTCTGCAGGTTGTTGAAACGAAACAAAACCTGCAGAGCAACTGCATCGTGAGTTTGTTCGGATTTTCCTATCTCACGCTGGAATGAATCCCTCAAGGAGGCATGATTGGCATCCAGAAATCTAAAAGAACGCCGGATACTGAAGCTTCCGTGAGCACCCCTTCCGTCGACAAGGAAGGAGACTGTTGGCAGCGCAAAAATAGGCGCGGACGCGCAGAAAGAGATTTGGTGAAGCAGATTTGCCCAGAAATTTACCCGCGATTTTGGTCGTtaaaggagggggaaggtaATCTGGATAGGTGACCTTCCGTATGCAACATTGATGGCGAGGGAAGAAGGCTGTTGGACAGCAGGGTCGACCGAAGAGAGCTAAATCGATGAAAGGGTGCACCGGCGGCTAAAAGCTGGTGTTGACAGGGGAAGACACGGAAGGTATTTTGGGTAAAAATAGCTGTGCCGCGGTGTAAGCCAGCCAATGAGGTGAGTAAGAATGAGGGCTAATAAAAGTGATTGGCATGCAATAGTGGGCAAATTTTCCCAATATTACctttggggggtggaagatCATTAGGTGTACGCCTCACGCCCTTCTAGAATTTCGAGATGTGTCCCAAGGTTTGGGAGATCATCGTTGAAGTTGTTAGAGTTGTCGCTGGTCTTTTGGGTAAAGGGAATTAGTGGATAGTAGATTCCGATGAGCCGGATGATCAACGATGGAATGCCCAAGAAAGGGACTGTCTCCATGTTGTTAAAcggtggtgggatgaggtCTGCCATGGACATCAATTTACACGCTCCACACCCCTCATTGCCAAGGGTGTTTGAATTAACTCTGGCGGAAGCGCACGGTCCCAGCGCTTGCAAGACGGGCGACCAGGGTCTGACAGACAGGGGttatccaacccctccaacgtcGGTGTCGATCTCCATCAACCATTCAGAAGACAGCATCCCACTTCTGAGCATgtcttgtcgtcgtcgtaaCTGGGTCTTCGGCGGCTGCTCATCGGGACCAGCGACTACGTGCGTCTTCGGCCACGGCACCGGGGGCACACGTCTGTCTCTTCCCGCCTCCCGCCTTGCCAAATGTGGGAAGGACGGGTGCTACCCTCCAGCATATCGAGGCGGTTGGCTGGCCTTTGTGCGCGCCTGTTGTTTCTCGTGGCTTTTGTATATAGCCCATCTTGTTTCCCCAAAGATGGCGTTCGTGATATGCTCTACACCACATCCCCTTGCATGAAACATCTGGTCTAGTTCAGACCTTGTTTCCTTTTCAGTATTCCATATCTTTCTTTGGTCTCTCTGTTTGGGTTTCTCTTTTGGgtttcctttctttcttcgtGATACCCATCGACGACCAGACTCGGCTTATTCAATAGTTGATCTACCTTACCATACAACTCTACCAACCGAGCTCACCTTCtactcccaccaccagcacacaAACCACCATGCGCTGCCCACTTCTCCTAGTCCCTGCGCTCAGCGCTTCTACCTGGGCAGCTCCCGCTTTCCCCAAATTCACCGCCGCTCTTGCTCCCAATGTCCAGGCCATCTCAGATTACTTCAACATCCTGGCGACCAAGGTCCAAGAAAACCGGGCAGCAGGGTCGGCACCTATCTGCGACCTTTCAAAGCTTTCTCTTCCAATCGGTAAGAGCATCACGCACTCGGCAGTTCTGTGAGACATACTAACCCAACAACAGAAGCTGAACCCCTTGGTCAACCAACACCTGGTCTCTACCTCAAGCATGTCGCGATTGGCCGCGGAACACAAAACTACACATGCGATCTCAGCAACTCCACTGCCGTGCCACAAGCATTCGGCGCCCTTGCCACCCTTTACAACGCCTCATGTGTCACATCAGCCTTTCCTGACGTGAGCGCCATGCTTACCCGCGCGTCACTGCACTTTGATGTTGCCGACAATGACGCTCTTCAAAGACTCGCCCCCGCGGATCTCCCCGTAAGCGGCATCCACTACTTTACCGACGGCACCACCCCTTTCTTCGGCCTTGATACCCCCCAATGGCACCTGGGCGAGGGCACCTTCGGCAAGAACGCCAGCACTGCCGCGCCGCTGACTGccgccaagggcaagaagggaGAGGCTGCTGTTCCATGGCTCAGACTGGCAGCCAAGGGTACCAACACTGGTGGTCTTCAAGAGGTCTATCGTCTTGAGACTGTCGGTGGCAGCGCTCCTGCAACTTGCAAGGGGATGCCAGCGTCGTTTGAGATTCAATATTCCACACAGTGAGTAGCCCTCAAGGTTCTCAAGAAACACTAAATCAGTAAACTAACTTTGAAATAGATACTGGTTCTACGCCTCTTCATAAACAAAAGCCAACCAGAGGGAATGATATGATGAAGATTGTACTTATATCGGAGGACCTTTTGTTCCATTGCACataccttttctttttgtttttttcttcttcatttttGGGCGTTCACGGCGCCCGGTTGGCCAATGTTTTTGGGGCCTTTGGGGATCTTCAAGGCATATTATCGCTCGTTCTGGCCTTACAtaaaggggaaagggaaggaagTTGCTTGCCAGGAGCAAACTAAATTACAGAAGCTTGGTTGGAGGATATAACAGCTACTTATTTTCTTGACAAGGGCAGTAAGGAGACAGGAATACTAGTAAATAGTTTAATACCCCCACTGGCTGAAAGCCGTTCACATCATCGGCTATGCTTCTTTGTCGCTGACTGTGACATTCATGCTGTGTGGTTCTGAAAATGATAGATGTACTGGTACAAATCATCCTCGAAGAATATTGACAAGCATGGACAATAGCTAACCAGCCGGAGGACTACATTGCCGTGATACCGTGAAACGGCACACTACCTTTGCGCTTTTTGTTGGAGATGTAGTGCCGACATTGTGAATGAAATCGCTTAGTTTGTGATGACTGAAGGAGGTGATATTCGCTAAGGCTAAGGTTATATCATGACTAAACCTGGTTTAGCTCACGGAAGGGGGACAGACAGACGCGTGCATAATGCACTGTCGATCAGGGAACAAGGTGTTCCTGGTCGGTTGACTGGCGGGGGGTCTATATGAGATGGAGATATGGGTTTCAAGAGGAGCGAATGGatgtgggttgggggtgtgaAGTTGGTGCGAGTGTGAGTGAGAAGACTCAGGTACGTGATGACTAGGTGTGGatgagctggtggtgagtgagaggTTGATTCAGACGCTATGAGTGATCAAGTAGGTGATTGGTTTACTAGAGACTTTGAGCGCCAAACAAGAAAGAGACATATCAAAACGTACCAATTATGTATCTGATGGAGCCAGCCTAAGAAATATTGACCCTATATATTTTGAAAGAAATTTGATTGATTACCGGTGGTGTAATGATGTTGAAAGAAGCACGATCCAAGTCACGTGAGTGTTCCTGTAAGCTGAGCCTGCAAACCCTTTCTGCTCCAGATGCCTGACGCTCATTGGCCAGTCTGGAAAAACTGACCCTGAGGCCTACAACAGACCAACATGGTGCCTGCCTATTGCTTTGATGAAGGCtactaaaaaaaaaaagggacgATGGAGGCTTATCGACGATAAGCAGGAAAGATAGCCCCAAGGACTGATCATCTGGTCTGCAACCGATATTGTTCAATCAGGTCGCTCCTGCCTAAGAACTGTGAATcaggtttttcttttctagAATGATAAGACGGCAAACAAACCCTCTGCTTGCCAACCTTCTCGACCGAGTAtctcaaccacagcaacTCTTTTCGCCAATCCGAGTTTTTGATAACAGTAACAGACTGCTATCATTGCATTCTTCTCAAGAACTCCGACTTAACTCAAAGCCATATTTCATTGGCAATTTCCATCAGAGTCGAGGTTTGAGCAAATCGGCTCGAGAAAGGCCCGATCGCAAATCGACTTCTCAGAAAGGTTCACTATCTGGCAAAGGGGAATCGCTGTTGTCTTCATCACCCACATCACAACTATCAACAAGACCACTGTCTTTGTTGTCATCACAGAATTGTAAGTCATACCACGCCAGCACTCACTTCATTCATTGCTGACCGGATCAGGGTACACCGAACCACCAGCTCCGGCTACAGAGAGCAATCACCCAACTGTTGAGACCTCCAAATCTGGATCAGCTACTATGGATCCAAATCCAGGCTATCAAGGGTTCAGCGAAGGTTGGTCCAATGGCCTGAACCCATCTG
Proteins encoded in this window:
- a CDS encoding hypothetical protein (COG:S; EggNog:ENOG503P21A), whose protein sequence is MRCPLLLVPALSASTWAAPAFPKFTAALAPNVQAISDYFNILATKVQENRAAGSAPICDLSKLSLPIEAEPLGQPTPGLYLKHVAIGRGTQNYTCDLSNSTAVPQAFGALATLYNASCVTSAFPDVSAMLTRASLHFDVADNDALQRLAPADLPVSGIHYFTDGTTPFFGLDTPQWHLGEGTFGKNASTAAPLTAAKGKKGEAAVPWLRLAAKGTNTGGLQEVYRLETVGGSAPATCKGMPASFEIQYSTQYWFYASS
- a CDS encoding hypothetical protein (BUSCO:EOG09261OXD; EggNog:ENOG503NUC2; COG:K), giving the protein MAEDTPSEAPGAVAAAAPATTTTITSTNESVNKFQNAISQWRSLDFTSLVSTLDNTASEIVAYQRDSTVQRKDLASKTKEFRKLDDASKLSEVKGLLKAYQTFIDLLTNHSKSVNSAFLHAYTSLSEAPDPYPLLEASVDSMLVSEDTLPKLSQENEHLQKTVSSLNTQLEETETRLQTERDLRKGLEENLETKVKEVEASWTAVLEEKQDNWAAKEKALEDKVENQDRLLNEIKASYEVNQRLGKGDGEEGQGGHVTSAELEMVHSDLERTSARLAEVEARNEQMRLELAQAKSQVPTQAAISLEDDPGYMRMRSENSSLIRKLEAARVDKEGLKRGLDTKLRALEREVGLLKEERDSLKVKVQKWSDYDEVKQELEVLKSIEFATGDDDEVRDMSTDQSGGQGKDTLEQLLLARNKKLGDELTILRVSHQDLQSRLQNLQEELSRTNAELEKSQNLNEKLENELSTIQAEAPNAFPSGASVAGTYVSRYAPSMAPGRRPGGGNGRTSPTSSIISGFNPGGGGFEDRPTGGSSGGGILPMITAQRDRFKKRNAQLEQELNETHKTVSQLRQEIAALQRDNLNLYEKTRYVSTYNRAGPAVGALTSSSSAYSNPNPSSVSIGGGGGGAQSPGIALDRYRKAYESNISPFAAFRGRESARAYRGLSFPERVVYSVTRMVLATRASRNLFAVYCVVLHMMVFYSLFWMGTGDVDRRVVAAAAVEVARNLGGAAEDVGDGGGGGSGGGTGSLSEQGFQT